One genomic window of Anguilla anguilla isolate fAngAng1 chromosome 13, fAngAng1.pri, whole genome shotgun sequence includes the following:
- the cfap92 gene encoding uncharacterized protein cfap92 isoform X2 has product MSIQMETEVYPETDKSNKDCSQICCSSINNENVPEGEAGADLTASPSNLDIEKSSSVVDNTVLSNAEFCQSSPSHEVIFTVSIVLGIHKGGEEDPGNNTENSKKKEKKILSTGVIEAPKSQGYYHIEYSLFPDDPEPTKVDLVLFGLAAKVYMENDTKVLKLWQEGGKMWLGWTQPVKVQVTRDLLLKLTSHMVTFRVWDTKDRVSAKAKSDRPKAFRLPRGKPQEDPDRSGGIKVMVQKLRALCQKETPNATSSPRMHRNSTSADCENSSELKSVTVKPKQATLEATVSERASSSSVVNRGGSAASAGEHVHSNRPLSHEEERDSILPAWKSLTLKAIQDLSKVPTRLTPAQETYDPVQSSKALRPRSTTALCPEKPSSIKHQPQFLPKRKTAKKATQESVAFGENVKKNGVASVQLSLLHLLAGGKTVTDCLAPCFPGACRIEGICSISIDRQLMSEALRLELNPLVIRILSASSLPAAPVPYHVLKEKCLPVYCQYKFHTMNIHRTGGQEHGAHVYFRDVNVILTGLLSPGELRECLGGPPLTIEVHDRDRKNTEDPSCGPALFGAEPGNDQLSSKRATLQEKSTPRNPCGIAKLDLSDLLHGQRCMKLSVPINCSPPLNSEGQESDRWNADGPTEPPMPMGLYHDFNSVLKVWVEIACPLTQLSSSADGPSEDCPFGRIVYMFTCRNGTALTRLRSEILRINAAAFQLDSFSEETIKTALSCHEMSTEDQESKDLDVVTGFHMHDRHKHLFILEGLRDKAIKRLWETIPIRLSDSEEERVEVLYNSALSFSNRLYGTLDLSLCPVHLHKQLEVIMRQPEVYLRDTVPPACLQALSRISLLLHVKKLRNVVQSNLFPTAEMILSLNWEFGVVAGKGKTKATQVEGIDEAEAEVSPQHTVAKKLAPLDNYNIKYMEWKQQMVNQQLHGKMKDFIQVNIEEVHQASLSIRQRLKPGSLPVPNMETHSCSTQISNCIEQAQEPLGKEKERTWRFCCSQEYQQALAEAVEAEANWKASEARSRAAWRTHDGFRFPGFKSSVKSNEHPRQPDEARVEELRKPWRENVLHGNTLRPTLTRDTWPWISRSQDFERYRKSAQFFGSVPPVTIHLAGESLRQEQLQHYRTVREGSPGNGPVPEFKCHVGVAQGSLGKLEDLLKDKPVKYSLRKPGMVLKPIPMVAVLEHPEVPGPEDEEREVSPAFAPGALTHHSLSWDSNAIPRHDPLYNKFHFTGYWRPHSFHYKRAAAPLTEEERSACLSQQPDPPPETPARGAQRQPVGNIMETRTYSHIYLHVV; this is encoded by the exons ATGTCTATTCAAATGGAAACGGAAGTATACCCAGAGACTGACAAAAGTAACAAGGACTGTTCTCAAATATGCTGTTCATCCATAAACAACGAAAATGTACCTGAGGGAGAGGCGGGAGCTGACCTTACAGCATCACCAAGTAATCTGGATATTGAGAAGTCAAGTTCAGTAGTTGACAACACTGTTCTAAGCAATGCTGAATTCTGCCAGTCAAGCCCAAGCCACGAGGTTATTTTTACAGTCAGCATTGTACTGGGAATCCATAAAG GAGGCGAAGAGGATCCAGGTAACAACACAGAGAATAGtaagaaaaaggagaagaaaattTTGTCCACGGGAGTAATTGAAGCCCCAAAATCCCAGGGCTACTACCACATAGAGTACAGTTTGTTCCCCGATGACCCTGAGCCAACCAAAGTCGACCTGGTCCTGTTTGGGTTAGCTGCAAAAGTCTACATGGAAAACGACACCAAG GTTTTGAAACTgtggcaggagggagggaagatGTGGCTGGGCTGGACCCAGCCTGTGAAAGTGCAAGTCACAAGGGACCTGCTTTTGAAACTGACCTCTCACATGGTCACCTTTCGTGTGTGGGACACCAAAGACCGGGTATCTGCGAAGGCCAAGTCCGACCGACCCAAAGCCTTCAGACTGCCTCGAGGAAAGCCCCAGGAAGACCCCGACCGCAGCG GTGGGATCAAGGTTATGGTGCAGAAGCTGAGAGCTCTTTGCCAAAAGGAAACTCCAAATGCCACAAGCTCTCCAAGAATGCACAGAAACTCCACCTCTGCTGACTGTGAGAACTCCTCTGAGCTAAAGAGTGTGACAG TTAAGCCCAAACAGGCGACCCTGGAAGCCACGGTCAGCGAGAGGGCGTCTTCCTCGTCCGTCGTAAACAGGGGCGGCTCGGCCGCTTCCGCGGGGGAACATGTGCACAGTAACAG ACCTCTCAGTCATGAAGAGGAGAGGGATTCCATTTTACCTGCCTGGAAGAGCCTAACGCTAAAAGCCATCCAGGATCTGAGTAAAGTGCCCACTAGACTGACACCAGCACAGGAGACCTATGACCCAGTCCAGTCCTCCAAAGCCCTGAGACCAAGGAGCACAACAGCCTTGT GTCCAGAGAAGCCCAGCTCCATTAAACACCAGCCCCAGTTTTTGCCCAAGAGAAAGACTGCCAAGAAAGCCACACAAGAAAGTGTGGCGTTCGGTGAAAACGTCAAAAAGAATGGCGTCGCTTCAGTCCAGCTCAGTCTCCTCCACTTACTTGCAG GAGGTAAGACAGTGACAGACTGCTTGGCTCCTTGCTTTCCTGGCGCCTGCAGGATTGAAGGCATCTGCAGCATCTCTATAGACAGGCAGCTGATGTCAGAGGCACTGAGACTGGAGCTGAACCCACTGGTCATCAGAATCCTATCTGCCTCATCTCTACCCGCTGCTCCTGTCCCCTATCATGTGCTGAAG GAAAAATGTCTCCCAGTCTATTGCCAGTATAAATTCCACACTATGAACATACACAGGACGGGAGGCCAGGAACATGGCGCCCATGTGTATTTCAGGGACGTGAATGTGATCTTGACTGGCCTGCTGAGCCCTGGGGAGCTTCGAGAGTGCCTGGGCGGGCCTCCGCTCACGATCGAGGTCCACGACCGCGACAGGAAGAACACAGAGGACCCGTCCTGTGGCCCCGCCTTGTTTGGCGCAGAGCCTGGTAACGACCAGCTGAGCAGCAAGCGTGCGACCCTTCAGGAGAAGAGCACGCCGCGAAACCCATGTGGGATCGCAAAGCTGGACCTGTCCGATCTACTGCATGGGCAAAGGTGCATGAAGCTGAGCGTGCCTATTAACTGCTCGCCTCCGCTGAATTCAGAGGGACAGGAGAGCGACAGATGGAATGCTGACGGACCCACAGAACCGCCAATGCCCATGGGCCTATACCATGATTTTAACTCTGTGCTGAAAGTGTGGGTTGAAATAGCATGTCCGCTAACCCAGCTGAGCAGCAGCGCTGACGGGCCCTCTGAAGACTGCCCTTTCGGCCGCATCGTTTACATGTTCACGTGCCGCAACGGCACTGCTCTGACCAGGCTGAGGTCTGAGATTCTGAGAATCAACGCTGCCGCTTTTCAGCTGGATTCCTTCTCAGAGGAAACAATCAAGACAGCCCTGTCCTGCCACGAAATGAGCACCGAGGACCAGGAGAGCAAAGATTTGGACGTCGTCACAGGATTCCACATGCACGACAGACACAAGCACCTCTTCATTCTCGAGGGCCTGAGAGATAAGGCTATCAAAAGACTATGGGAAACTATTCCGATAAG GCTATCTGACAGCGAGGAGGAACGGGTGGAGGTTCTCTATAATTCAGCGCTGAGCTTCTCTAACAGGCTGTACGGCACATTGGACTTGAGCCTGTGTCCCGTCCACCTCCACAAGCAGCTGGAGGTCATCATGAGACAGCCTGAGGTGTACTTAAGGGACACGGTCCCTCCAGCCTGTCTCCAGGCTCTCTCACG GATTAGCCTTCTGCTCCATGTGAAGAAGCTGAGGAACGTGGTGCAGAGCAACCTTTTCCCCACGGCTGAGATGATCCTTAGTCTGAATTGGGAATTTGGAGTCGTTGCTGGGAAAGGCAAGACAAAGGCAACCCAGGTCGAGGGAATCGACGAGGCAGAGGCAGAAGTATCCCCACAGCACACTGTGGCAAAAAAGCTTGCGCCATTGGACAATTACAACATCAAATACATGGAATGGAAACAACAAATGGTCAACCAGCAGCTTCACGGAAAGATGAAAGACTTTATTCAG GTCAACATTGAAGAGGTGCATCAAGCAAGCCTCAGTATAAGGCAGAGGCTAAAGCCAGGATCTCTTCCAGTGCCAAATATGGAAACCCACAGCTGTAGCACCCAGATATCAAACTGCATTGAGCAGGCCCAAGAGCCACTGGGCAAGGAAAAG GAGCGCACATGGAGGTTCTGCTGCAGCCAGGAGTACCAGCAGGCATTGGCCGAAGCTGTGGAAGCCGAGGCCAATTGGAAGGCCTCTGAGGCCAGGTCGAGAGCTGCCTGGCGCACACATGATGGCTTCAGGTTCCCAGGGTTCAAGAGCAGCGTAAAATCCAACGAGCACCCCCGGCAGCCCGACGAGGCGAGGGTGGAGGAGCTGAGAAAG CCATGGAGGGAAAACGTGCTGCATGGCAACACCCTGAGGCCCACACTGACGCGGGACACCTGGCCCTGGATCTCCCGCTCGCAGGACTTTGAGCGGTACAGGAAGTCTGCCCAGTTCTTTGGCTCTGTGCCCCCTGTCACCATCCACCTGGCAG GGGAAAGCCTAAGGCAGGAACAGCTCCAGCACTACAGGACCGTGCGTGAGGGTTCCCCAGGAAACGGGCCGGTCCCTGAGTTTAAGTGCCACGTCGGTGTGGCACAGGGAAGCCTGGGAAAGCTGGAGGACCTGCTGAAGGACAAGCCCGTGAAGTACTCGTTAAGGAAACCTGGGATGGTCCTGAAG CCCATCCCCATGGTGGCTGTGCTGGAGCACCCGGAGGTGCCCGGGCCGGAGGACGAGGAGAGAGAGGTCAGCCCGGCCTTCGCCCCGGGAGCACTGACGCACCACAGCCTGAGCTGGGACAGCAACGCCATCCCGCGCCACGACCCCCTCTACAACAAATTCCACTTCAC AGGTTACTGGAGGCCCCACTCTTTCCACTACAAGAGGGCAGCTGCACCCTtgacggaggaggagaggtctgcctgcctgtcccaGCAGCCAGACCCGCCCCCCGAGACCCCTGCCAGGGGCGCCCAGAGACAGCCCGTCGGAAACATCATGGAGACCAGAACCTACAGCCACATCTACCTGCACGTGGTCTGA
- the cfap92 gene encoding uncharacterized protein cfap92 isoform X1 — translation MSIQMETEVYPETDKSNKDCSQICCSSINNENVPEGEAGADLTASPSNLDIEKSSSVVDNTVLSNAEFCQSSPSHEVIFTVSIVLGIHKGGEEDPGNNTENSKKKEKKILSTGVIEAPKSQGYYHIEYSLFPDDPEPTKVDLVLFGLAAKVYMENDTKVLKLWQEGGKMWLGWTQPVKVQVTRDLLLKLTSHMVTFRVWDTKDRVSAKAKSDRPKAFRLPRGKPQEDPDRSGGPPDCEAAKSGGIKVMVQKLRALCQKETPNATSSPRMHRNSTSADCENSSELKSVTVKPKQATLEATVSERASSSSVVNRGGSAASAGEHVHSNRPLSHEEERDSILPAWKSLTLKAIQDLSKVPTRLTPAQETYDPVQSSKALRPRSTTALCPEKPSSIKHQPQFLPKRKTAKKATQESVAFGENVKKNGVASVQLSLLHLLAGGKTVTDCLAPCFPGACRIEGICSISIDRQLMSEALRLELNPLVIRILSASSLPAAPVPYHVLKEKCLPVYCQYKFHTMNIHRTGGQEHGAHVYFRDVNVILTGLLSPGELRECLGGPPLTIEVHDRDRKNTEDPSCGPALFGAEPGNDQLSSKRATLQEKSTPRNPCGIAKLDLSDLLHGQRCMKLSVPINCSPPLNSEGQESDRWNADGPTEPPMPMGLYHDFNSVLKVWVEIACPLTQLSSSADGPSEDCPFGRIVYMFTCRNGTALTRLRSEILRINAAAFQLDSFSEETIKTALSCHEMSTEDQESKDLDVVTGFHMHDRHKHLFILEGLRDKAIKRLWETIPIRLSDSEEERVEVLYNSALSFSNRLYGTLDLSLCPVHLHKQLEVIMRQPEVYLRDTVPPACLQALSRISLLLHVKKLRNVVQSNLFPTAEMILSLNWEFGVVAGKGKTKATQVEGIDEAEAEVSPQHTVAKKLAPLDNYNIKYMEWKQQMVNQQLHGKMKDFIQVNIEEVHQASLSIRQRLKPGSLPVPNMETHSCSTQISNCIEQAQEPLGKEKERTWRFCCSQEYQQALAEAVEAEANWKASEARSRAAWRTHDGFRFPGFKSSVKSNEHPRQPDEARVEELRKPWRENVLHGNTLRPTLTRDTWPWISRSQDFERYRKSAQFFGSVPPVTIHLAGESLRQEQLQHYRTVREGSPGNGPVPEFKCHVGVAQGSLGKLEDLLKDKPVKYSLRKPGMVLKPIPMVAVLEHPEVPGPEDEEREVSPAFAPGALTHHSLSWDSNAIPRHDPLYNKFHFTGYWRPHSFHYKRAAAPLTEEERSACLSQQPDPPPETPARGAQRQPVGNIMETRTYSHIYLHVV, via the exons ATGTCTATTCAAATGGAAACGGAAGTATACCCAGAGACTGACAAAAGTAACAAGGACTGTTCTCAAATATGCTGTTCATCCATAAACAACGAAAATGTACCTGAGGGAGAGGCGGGAGCTGACCTTACAGCATCACCAAGTAATCTGGATATTGAGAAGTCAAGTTCAGTAGTTGACAACACTGTTCTAAGCAATGCTGAATTCTGCCAGTCAAGCCCAAGCCACGAGGTTATTTTTACAGTCAGCATTGTACTGGGAATCCATAAAG GAGGCGAAGAGGATCCAGGTAACAACACAGAGAATAGtaagaaaaaggagaagaaaattTTGTCCACGGGAGTAATTGAAGCCCCAAAATCCCAGGGCTACTACCACATAGAGTACAGTTTGTTCCCCGATGACCCTGAGCCAACCAAAGTCGACCTGGTCCTGTTTGGGTTAGCTGCAAAAGTCTACATGGAAAACGACACCAAG GTTTTGAAACTgtggcaggagggagggaagatGTGGCTGGGCTGGACCCAGCCTGTGAAAGTGCAAGTCACAAGGGACCTGCTTTTGAAACTGACCTCTCACATGGTCACCTTTCGTGTGTGGGACACCAAAGACCGGGTATCTGCGAAGGCCAAGTCCGACCGACCCAAAGCCTTCAGACTGCCTCGAGGAAAGCCCCAGGAAGACCCCGACCGCAGCG GCGGCCCCCCTGACTGTGAGGCGGCGAAATCTG GTGGGATCAAGGTTATGGTGCAGAAGCTGAGAGCTCTTTGCCAAAAGGAAACTCCAAATGCCACAAGCTCTCCAAGAATGCACAGAAACTCCACCTCTGCTGACTGTGAGAACTCCTCTGAGCTAAAGAGTGTGACAG TTAAGCCCAAACAGGCGACCCTGGAAGCCACGGTCAGCGAGAGGGCGTCTTCCTCGTCCGTCGTAAACAGGGGCGGCTCGGCCGCTTCCGCGGGGGAACATGTGCACAGTAACAG ACCTCTCAGTCATGAAGAGGAGAGGGATTCCATTTTACCTGCCTGGAAGAGCCTAACGCTAAAAGCCATCCAGGATCTGAGTAAAGTGCCCACTAGACTGACACCAGCACAGGAGACCTATGACCCAGTCCAGTCCTCCAAAGCCCTGAGACCAAGGAGCACAACAGCCTTGT GTCCAGAGAAGCCCAGCTCCATTAAACACCAGCCCCAGTTTTTGCCCAAGAGAAAGACTGCCAAGAAAGCCACACAAGAAAGTGTGGCGTTCGGTGAAAACGTCAAAAAGAATGGCGTCGCTTCAGTCCAGCTCAGTCTCCTCCACTTACTTGCAG GAGGTAAGACAGTGACAGACTGCTTGGCTCCTTGCTTTCCTGGCGCCTGCAGGATTGAAGGCATCTGCAGCATCTCTATAGACAGGCAGCTGATGTCAGAGGCACTGAGACTGGAGCTGAACCCACTGGTCATCAGAATCCTATCTGCCTCATCTCTACCCGCTGCTCCTGTCCCCTATCATGTGCTGAAG GAAAAATGTCTCCCAGTCTATTGCCAGTATAAATTCCACACTATGAACATACACAGGACGGGAGGCCAGGAACATGGCGCCCATGTGTATTTCAGGGACGTGAATGTGATCTTGACTGGCCTGCTGAGCCCTGGGGAGCTTCGAGAGTGCCTGGGCGGGCCTCCGCTCACGATCGAGGTCCACGACCGCGACAGGAAGAACACAGAGGACCCGTCCTGTGGCCCCGCCTTGTTTGGCGCAGAGCCTGGTAACGACCAGCTGAGCAGCAAGCGTGCGACCCTTCAGGAGAAGAGCACGCCGCGAAACCCATGTGGGATCGCAAAGCTGGACCTGTCCGATCTACTGCATGGGCAAAGGTGCATGAAGCTGAGCGTGCCTATTAACTGCTCGCCTCCGCTGAATTCAGAGGGACAGGAGAGCGACAGATGGAATGCTGACGGACCCACAGAACCGCCAATGCCCATGGGCCTATACCATGATTTTAACTCTGTGCTGAAAGTGTGGGTTGAAATAGCATGTCCGCTAACCCAGCTGAGCAGCAGCGCTGACGGGCCCTCTGAAGACTGCCCTTTCGGCCGCATCGTTTACATGTTCACGTGCCGCAACGGCACTGCTCTGACCAGGCTGAGGTCTGAGATTCTGAGAATCAACGCTGCCGCTTTTCAGCTGGATTCCTTCTCAGAGGAAACAATCAAGACAGCCCTGTCCTGCCACGAAATGAGCACCGAGGACCAGGAGAGCAAAGATTTGGACGTCGTCACAGGATTCCACATGCACGACAGACACAAGCACCTCTTCATTCTCGAGGGCCTGAGAGATAAGGCTATCAAAAGACTATGGGAAACTATTCCGATAAG GCTATCTGACAGCGAGGAGGAACGGGTGGAGGTTCTCTATAATTCAGCGCTGAGCTTCTCTAACAGGCTGTACGGCACATTGGACTTGAGCCTGTGTCCCGTCCACCTCCACAAGCAGCTGGAGGTCATCATGAGACAGCCTGAGGTGTACTTAAGGGACACGGTCCCTCCAGCCTGTCTCCAGGCTCTCTCACG GATTAGCCTTCTGCTCCATGTGAAGAAGCTGAGGAACGTGGTGCAGAGCAACCTTTTCCCCACGGCTGAGATGATCCTTAGTCTGAATTGGGAATTTGGAGTCGTTGCTGGGAAAGGCAAGACAAAGGCAACCCAGGTCGAGGGAATCGACGAGGCAGAGGCAGAAGTATCCCCACAGCACACTGTGGCAAAAAAGCTTGCGCCATTGGACAATTACAACATCAAATACATGGAATGGAAACAACAAATGGTCAACCAGCAGCTTCACGGAAAGATGAAAGACTTTATTCAG GTCAACATTGAAGAGGTGCATCAAGCAAGCCTCAGTATAAGGCAGAGGCTAAAGCCAGGATCTCTTCCAGTGCCAAATATGGAAACCCACAGCTGTAGCACCCAGATATCAAACTGCATTGAGCAGGCCCAAGAGCCACTGGGCAAGGAAAAG GAGCGCACATGGAGGTTCTGCTGCAGCCAGGAGTACCAGCAGGCATTGGCCGAAGCTGTGGAAGCCGAGGCCAATTGGAAGGCCTCTGAGGCCAGGTCGAGAGCTGCCTGGCGCACACATGATGGCTTCAGGTTCCCAGGGTTCAAGAGCAGCGTAAAATCCAACGAGCACCCCCGGCAGCCCGACGAGGCGAGGGTGGAGGAGCTGAGAAAG CCATGGAGGGAAAACGTGCTGCATGGCAACACCCTGAGGCCCACACTGACGCGGGACACCTGGCCCTGGATCTCCCGCTCGCAGGACTTTGAGCGGTACAGGAAGTCTGCCCAGTTCTTTGGCTCTGTGCCCCCTGTCACCATCCACCTGGCAG GGGAAAGCCTAAGGCAGGAACAGCTCCAGCACTACAGGACCGTGCGTGAGGGTTCCCCAGGAAACGGGCCGGTCCCTGAGTTTAAGTGCCACGTCGGTGTGGCACAGGGAAGCCTGGGAAAGCTGGAGGACCTGCTGAAGGACAAGCCCGTGAAGTACTCGTTAAGGAAACCTGGGATGGTCCTGAAG CCCATCCCCATGGTGGCTGTGCTGGAGCACCCGGAGGTGCCCGGGCCGGAGGACGAGGAGAGAGAGGTCAGCCCGGCCTTCGCCCCGGGAGCACTGACGCACCACAGCCTGAGCTGGGACAGCAACGCCATCCCGCGCCACGACCCCCTCTACAACAAATTCCACTTCAC AGGTTACTGGAGGCCCCACTCTTTCCACTACAAGAGGGCAGCTGCACCCTtgacggaggaggagaggtctgcctgcctgtcccaGCAGCCAGACCCGCCCCCCGAGACCCCTGCCAGGGGCGCCCAGAGACAGCCCGTCGGAAACATCATGGAGACCAGAACCTACAGCCACATCTACCTGCACGTGGTCTGA
- the acad9 gene encoding complex I assembly factor ACAD9, mitochondrial gives MSLNGLFRFSKSVKFGRLLSPRISQSGNEVTPYLQSERFFRTHTRKLAYAKDLFLGKVNKNEVFPYPEVSREELDEINQFVSPVEKFFNEDVDSKRIDHEAKIPPETLNGLKELGLFGIQVPEEYGGLGLSNTMYARLGEIISLDGSIAVTLAAHQAIGLKGILIAGNEEQKAKYLPKLATGEYVAAFCLTEPGSGSDAASIQTRATLTEDGKHYLINGSKIWISNGGLADIFTVFARTEVVDKDGQKKDKISAFIVERAFGGVISGQPEDKLGIRGSNTCEVVFDNTKVPVENVIGEVGGGFKVAMNILNSGRFSMGSAGAGMIKKLIELTSEYAGTRKQFNKSLSEFGMVQEKFAVMAQNAFVMESMAYLTAGMMDRPGVPDCSLEAAMVKVFSSEGGWVCVSEALQVLGGLGYTKNFPYERYLRDCRILLIFEGTNEILRMYIALTGMQHAGKILTGKIKEMKKGNIGVALEMFGKKLRDSVGRKVDLGLTGKDGVVHPSLTDSAKKFEENVCVFSSTVESLLYRYGKTIVDEQLVLKKVADVLINLYAMTAVLSRASRSISIGLRNHDHEVLLANTFCSDAYFKNNYWMTQLQRNSPENNDESIKKIAKEVLSQRAYICSHPLERTY, from the exons ATGAGTTTAAACGGATTATTTCGTTTTTCAAAATCCGTAAAATTTGGAAGGCTATTGTCGCCGCGAATTTCACAGTCTGGGAATGAAGTCACACCATATTTGCAGTCTGAGCGCTTTTTCAGGACACATACGAGAAAGCTTGCGTATGCTAAAGACTTGTTTCTTGGCAAAGTAAACAAG AACGAGGTATTTCCGTATCCAGAAGTTAGCCGTGAAGAGTTAGACGAGATCAACCAGTTTGTTTCACCGGTGGAGAAGTTTTTTAACGAAGATG TTGATTCCAAGAGAATCGACCACGAAGCGAAAATCCCTCCCGAAACTCTGAATGGGTTGAAAGAGCTTGGTCTGTTTGGAATCCAGGTGCCGGAGGAATATG GGGGTCTTGGACTGTCCAATACTATGTATGCTCGTCTGGGGGAGATAATATCCTTGGACGGCTCCATTGCTGTAACATTGGCAGCCCATCAAGCTATTGGTCTCAAG gGGATCCTAATAGCTGGAAATGAGGAGCAGAAAGCCAAGTACTTGCCCAAGCTGGCCACAGGGGAGTACGTAGCGGCCTTCTGCCTGACGGAACCTGGCAG tggGAGTGATGCAGCCTCCATTCAGACTCGAGCGACGCTGACCGAGGATGGGAAACACTACCTGATCAATGGATCCAAG atctgGATTTCCAATGGGGGCTTGGCGGATATTTTCACGGTGTTCGCAAGGACAGAGGTGGTGGACAAGGACGGGCAGAAGAAGGACAAGATCTCGGCGTTCATCGTTGAGAGGGCGTTCGGGGGCGTCATCAGCGGGCAACCGGAGGACAAGCTGGGCATCCGCGGCTCTAACA CCTGTGAAGTGGTGTTTGACAACACCAAGGTGCCGGTGGAGAATGTAATTGGCGAAGTCGGAGGTGGATTTAAG GTTGCAATGAACATCCTGAACAGTGGGAGGTTCAGCATGGGCAGTGCAGGAGCAGGCATGATCAAGAAGCTGATTG AGTTGACGTCCGAGTATGCAGGAACGAGGAAGCAGTTTAACAAGAGCCTCAGCGAATTTGGAATGGTCCAG GAGAAGTTTGCAGTGATGGCCCAGAATGCCTTTGTGATGGAGAGCATGGCGTACCTGACCGCGGGGATGATGGACAGACCCGGAGTGCCCGACTGTTCTCTGGAGGCGGCCATGGTGAAG gtgttcagctcagagggggggtgggtgtgcgtCAGCGAGGCCCTGCAggtgctgggggggctgggctaCACCAAAAACTTCCCCTACGAGCGCTACCTGAGAGATTGCCGCATCCTGCTTATCTTTGAG GGCACCAATGAAATCCTGAGGATGTACATCGCACTGACGGGAATGCAGCACGCCGGCAAAATATTGACCGGCAAAATAAA GGAGATGAAGAAGGGGAACATAGGCGTGGCCCTGGAGATGTTTGGGAAGAAGCTGCGGGACTCCGTGGGCCGAAAAGTGGATCTGGGCCTTACTGGGAAAGACGGAGTGGTGCACCCCAGCCTGACG gacaGTGCGAAGAAGTTTgaggagaatgtgtgtgtgtttagctcCACTGTTGAAAGCCTGCTTTACAGATATGGGAAG ACGATCGTGGACGAGCAGCTGGTCCTGAAGAAGGTTGCGGATGTGCTGATTAACCTGTACGCTATGACCGCGGTCCTGTCCCGAGCCTCACGGTCCATCAGCATTGGTCTGCGCAACCACGACCACGAG GTGCTTCTTGCGAACACGTTCTGTTCCGACGCCTATTTCAAAAACAACTACTGGATGACTCAGCTGCAAAGGA ATTCTCCTGAGAACAACGATGAGAGCATAAAGAAGATTGCTAAGGAGGTTCTGTCACAAAGGGCTTATATCTGCTCCCATCCCCTTGAAAGGACTTACTGA